A single window of Vigna unguiculata cultivar IT97K-499-35 chromosome 1, ASM411807v1, whole genome shotgun sequence DNA harbors:
- the LOC114195250 gene encoding uncharacterized protein LOC114195250 isoform X2, whose protein sequence is MSFSHSPSKSQTQNSQSPTVIPLTCPPHLVKRMQQEICFICDQLGHWSWYCPFKSPNSKHVSPSANQASPVSSNAVQCSCGHGACEIKTSRSGRNFYTCPIKSGVKCKDFVKWCDEPVAESDFQPPMIKYPECACKAGVCRRVKDKDTDGVFKYYFTCPVKQGHGSCGYRVWEDEIKVVDGKTIVPTQRSRQRSLHEFWEGCQNDETDDELGSELSKRMKVTDYSEDSLAVPDIPALTVANSNRNGFPDFMADDDEFEFISPVSWETVEEEAFLSLSQLSTPSRIRWRQIMFQMRISSDASFGSCRMGWLGRLLFFHPAQSIFPSFNPIIVPKQRNVSDAPCNKLGPCNKLAIKGLGHTEVSGHVVKSQDGERKSKASRHREVILFTQQQLLADLETLAPHEHESMKEAAETTFAILNVLQVDCKKFSDHVLDYINFASSIAEIDKSKENFLTMEDLNKLFEEEKMRLAQLQDDHVKTKALLEASKRHRQLLCEQVSHLEAMLNEKQNQLKFCELETLKIETCLVDLERNILVTDITLKERAEQTKVAKKQSEERQTKQIAAQEALQKAKLELENW, encoded by the exons atgtcTTTCTCGCATTCACCTTCAAAGTCTCAAACTCAGAATTCTCAAAGCCCTACTGTGATTCCCCTAACATGTCCTCCACACCTCGTCAAACGAATGCAGCAAGAAATATGCTTCATTTGTGACCAACTTGGACATTGGTCTTGGTACTGTCCTTTCAAATCCCCCAATTCTAAACACGTTTCACCCTCTGCCAACCAAGCTTCCCCAGTTTCCTCCAACGCTGTACAGTGCAGTTGCGGCCATGGCGCATGCGAAATCAAAACCTCACgcagtgggaggaacttctatACCTGCCCCATCAAAAGT GGGGTAAAATGTAAGGACTTTGTTAAGTGGTGCGATGAACCTGTTGCGGAGAGTGATTTCCAGCCTCCGATGATCAAGTATCCCGAGTGTGCGTGTAAGGCTGGAGTTTGTAGAAGGGTGAAGGATAAAGATACAGATGGGGTTTTTAAGTACTATTTTACTTGCCCTGTTAAGCAG GGTCATGGATCTTGTGGATACCGTGTGTGGGAGGATGAGATTAAAGTGGTTGATGGAAAAACCATTGTTCCTACCCAGCGAAGCAGGCAAAGGAGTCTTCATGAGTTTTGGGAGGGATGCCAAAATGATGAAACTGATGATGAGCTGGGAAGTGAACTCAGTAAAAGGATGAAAGTTACAGACTATTCTGAGGATTCCTTAGCTGTGCCTGATATTCCAGCACTAACTGTAGCAAATTCGAATCGCAATGGTTTTCCAGATTTCATGGCTGATGATGATGAATTCGAGTTTATAAGCCCTGTATCGTGGGAGACTGTTGAGGAAGAAGCATTTCTATCATTATCTCAACTATCAACACCTTCAAGGATCCGTTGGCGACAAATTATGTTTCAGATGCGCATTTCCTCTGATGCTTCATTTG GTTCTTGTAGAATGGGTTGGCTTGGCCGTCTTCTTTTCTTCCATCCAGCTCAAA GCATTTTCCCATCCTTTAATCCAATAATTGTCCCTAAACAGAGGAATGTTTCTGATGCTCCTTGCAACAAGCTTGGTCCTTGCAACAAGCTTGCTATAAAAGGACTTGGTCATACTGAGGTTTCTGGACATGTAGTTAAATCACAAGATGGTGAAAGAAAGTCAAAGGCATCAAGGCATAGAGAAGTGATCTTGTTCACACAGCAACAACTTCTAGCTGATCTGGAAACCTTGGCTCCTCATGAGCATGAGTCCATGAAAGAGGCAGCAGAGACCACTTTTGCAATATTAAATGTTTTGCAGGTTGACTGCAAAAAGTTTTCGGATCATGTCTTGGACTATATCAATTTTGCATCATCAATTGCAGAAATAGATAAATCCAAGGAAAATTTCCTTACTATGGAGGATCTCAACAAACTCTTCGAGGAGGAGAAAATGAGATTAGCCCAACTCCAAGATGACCATGTCAAGACCAAAGCTTTGCTTGAAGCATCAAAAAGACACAGACAATTGCTATGTGAACAGGTCTCTCATCTCGAGGCCATGCTCAATGAAAAGCAAAATCAATTAAAGTTTTGTGAGTTGGAGACCTTAAAGATTGAAACTTGCCTTGTTGATTTGGAAAGAAATATATTGGTCACTGACATAACGCTGAAGGAAAGAGCTGAGCAAACAAAAGTGGCAAAGAAACAAAGTGAAGAAAGACAGACAAAGCAAATTGCAGCTCAGGAAGCACTGCAGAAGGCAAAACTTGAATTGGAAAATTGGTAA
- the LOC114195250 gene encoding uncharacterized protein LOC114195250 isoform X1 — protein sequence MSFSHSPSKSQTQNSQSPTVIPLTCPPHLVKRMQQEICFICDQLGHWSWYCPFKSPNSKHVSPSANQASPVSSNAVQCSCGHGACEIKTSRSGRNFYTCPIKSGVKCKDFVKWCDEPVAESDFQPPMIKYPECACKAGVCRRVKDKDTDGVFKYYFTCPVKQGHGSCGYRVWEDEIKVVDGKTIVPTQRSRQRSLHEFWEGCQNDETDDELGSELSKRMKVTDYSEDSLAVPDIPALTVANSNRNGFPDFMADDDEFEFISPVSWETVEEEAFLSLSQLSTPSRIRWRQIMFQMRISSDASFGSCRMGWLGRLLFFHPAQSLNLPTPKPFFCCIFPSFNPIIVPKQRNVSDAPCNKLGPCNKLAIKGLGHTEVSGHVVKSQDGERKSKASRHREVILFTQQQLLADLETLAPHEHESMKEAAETTFAILNVLQVDCKKFSDHVLDYINFASSIAEIDKSKENFLTMEDLNKLFEEEKMRLAQLQDDHVKTKALLEASKRHRQLLCEQVSHLEAMLNEKQNQLKFCELETLKIETCLVDLERNILVTDITLKERAEQTKVAKKQSEERQTKQIAAQEALQKAKLELENW from the exons atgtcTTTCTCGCATTCACCTTCAAAGTCTCAAACTCAGAATTCTCAAAGCCCTACTGTGATTCCCCTAACATGTCCTCCACACCTCGTCAAACGAATGCAGCAAGAAATATGCTTCATTTGTGACCAACTTGGACATTGGTCTTGGTACTGTCCTTTCAAATCCCCCAATTCTAAACACGTTTCACCCTCTGCCAACCAAGCTTCCCCAGTTTCCTCCAACGCTGTACAGTGCAGTTGCGGCCATGGCGCATGCGAAATCAAAACCTCACgcagtgggaggaacttctatACCTGCCCCATCAAAAGT GGGGTAAAATGTAAGGACTTTGTTAAGTGGTGCGATGAACCTGTTGCGGAGAGTGATTTCCAGCCTCCGATGATCAAGTATCCCGAGTGTGCGTGTAAGGCTGGAGTTTGTAGAAGGGTGAAGGATAAAGATACAGATGGGGTTTTTAAGTACTATTTTACTTGCCCTGTTAAGCAG GGTCATGGATCTTGTGGATACCGTGTGTGGGAGGATGAGATTAAAGTGGTTGATGGAAAAACCATTGTTCCTACCCAGCGAAGCAGGCAAAGGAGTCTTCATGAGTTTTGGGAGGGATGCCAAAATGATGAAACTGATGATGAGCTGGGAAGTGAACTCAGTAAAAGGATGAAAGTTACAGACTATTCTGAGGATTCCTTAGCTGTGCCTGATATTCCAGCACTAACTGTAGCAAATTCGAATCGCAATGGTTTTCCAGATTTCATGGCTGATGATGATGAATTCGAGTTTATAAGCCCTGTATCGTGGGAGACTGTTGAGGAAGAAGCATTTCTATCATTATCTCAACTATCAACACCTTCAAGGATCCGTTGGCGACAAATTATGTTTCAGATGCGCATTTCCTCTGATGCTTCATTTG GTTCTTGTAGAATGGGTTGGCTTGGCCGTCTTCTTTTCTTCCATCCAGCTCAAAGTTTGAATCTCCCCACACCTAAGCCATTTTTCTGTT GCATTTTCCCATCCTTTAATCCAATAATTGTCCCTAAACAGAGGAATGTTTCTGATGCTCCTTGCAACAAGCTTGGTCCTTGCAACAAGCTTGCTATAAAAGGACTTGGTCATACTGAGGTTTCTGGACATGTAGTTAAATCACAAGATGGTGAAAGAAAGTCAAAGGCATCAAGGCATAGAGAAGTGATCTTGTTCACACAGCAACAACTTCTAGCTGATCTGGAAACCTTGGCTCCTCATGAGCATGAGTCCATGAAAGAGGCAGCAGAGACCACTTTTGCAATATTAAATGTTTTGCAGGTTGACTGCAAAAAGTTTTCGGATCATGTCTTGGACTATATCAATTTTGCATCATCAATTGCAGAAATAGATAAATCCAAGGAAAATTTCCTTACTATGGAGGATCTCAACAAACTCTTCGAGGAGGAGAAAATGAGATTAGCCCAACTCCAAGATGACCATGTCAAGACCAAAGCTTTGCTTGAAGCATCAAAAAGACACAGACAATTGCTATGTGAACAGGTCTCTCATCTCGAGGCCATGCTCAATGAAAAGCAAAATCAATTAAAGTTTTGTGAGTTGGAGACCTTAAAGATTGAAACTTGCCTTGTTGATTTGGAAAGAAATATATTGGTCACTGACATAACGCTGAAGGAAAGAGCTGAGCAAACAAAAGTGGCAAAGAAACAAAGTGAAGAAAGACAGACAAAGCAAATTGCAGCTCAGGAAGCACTGCAGAAGGCAAAACTTGAATTGGAAAATTGGTAA